A DNA window from Pontimonas salivibrio contains the following coding sequences:
- a CDS encoding APC family permease: protein MQALERRLGVTGSIAIGVAAMVGAGVFFVWAPAWDLAGEWMLVSLALATIVATLNGLVTTQLAIRVPTSGGIYSYGRAYRGEFVGFVAGWLFITGKTASAAAIALIAATYVLPDQPRGLAVAFIVAFSAVVISGIRATATLSIGIVAVVVGGLVFLAVPAIASEGVSITFGSLPGWGVLSAAGLMFFSFAGYARMATLGEEVRDPVRTLPRAIIGALVIVLTLYALLALALIPTFAANGVSPAPLTALVSGDAMWLVGLLALVASLGSLLAILAGLSRTSLQMARHRDLPGALAHLSPATKGPLFSELAVAAGAITLVLVTDPLWLVGLSGTGVLSYYAIGHYSALAQPRAERFLPPVVPILGLVLCLVLVVSLPVASLIAGVSWTLLGVLWFVIARSIRRRKNPPQG from the coding sequence GTGCAGGCTTTAGAGCGTCGGTTGGGAGTTACCGGCTCCATCGCGATTGGTGTCGCGGCGATGGTGGGGGCTGGGGTGTTTTTCGTGTGGGCCCCCGCGTGGGATCTCGCGGGCGAGTGGATGTTGGTGTCACTGGCTTTGGCCACGATAGTGGCGACACTAAACGGGTTAGTCACCACCCAGCTGGCCATTCGCGTACCGACATCGGGTGGTATTTATTCCTATGGTCGGGCTTATCGCGGCGAGTTTGTGGGATTCGTGGCCGGTTGGCTTTTTATTACCGGCAAAACTGCTTCAGCTGCCGCCATCGCACTGATTGCCGCTACGTATGTGCTGCCTGACCAGCCCCGTGGGTTGGCTGTGGCATTCATTGTGGCCTTCAGCGCGGTCGTGATCAGCGGTATTCGCGCCACCGCCACCCTCAGTATCGGCATTGTTGCCGTGGTGGTGGGAGGTCTGGTGTTTCTCGCTGTGCCCGCAATCGCCTCCGAGGGTGTGTCGATTACTTTCGGGTCACTACCCGGTTGGGGTGTGTTGAGCGCCGCCGGGTTGATGTTTTTTTCCTTTGCCGGCTACGCGAGGATGGCCACTCTCGGTGAAGAGGTGCGCGACCCCGTGCGCACGTTGCCCCGGGCAATCATTGGTGCACTAGTCATCGTCCTCACCCTTTACGCGTTGTTGGCCCTGGCCTTAATTCCCACCTTCGCCGCAAACGGCGTGAGCCCAGCACCTCTCACCGCGTTGGTTTCTGGTGATGCAATGTGGTTGGTGGGGCTGCTGGCTTTGGTGGCTTCTCTCGGTTCGCTGCTGGCCATCCTCGCGGGGCTCAGTCGAACCAGTTTGCAAATGGCGAGGCATCGAGACCTCCCAGGAGCACTCGCCCACCTCTCGCCTGCAACGAAAGGACCGCTGTTTTCTGAACTTGCCGTGGCAGCGGGAGCCATCACCCTGGTGTTGGTGACCGACCCGCTGTGGTTGGTGGGCCTTTCAGGAACCGGTGTGCTCAGCTACTACGCCATCGGTCACTACAGCGCTCTCGCCCAACCCCGAGCAGAACGATTCCTCCCTCCTGTGGTGCCGATACTGGGGTTGGTGTTGTGCCTGGTGTTAGTGGTGAGTCTGCCGGTGGCGTCACTCATCGCCGGAGTCAGCTGGACTCTTCTGGGGGTGTTGTGGTTTGTGATTGCCCGCAGTATTCGCCGACGAAAAAACCCCCCACAAGGCTGA
- the gndA gene encoding NADP-dependent phosphogluconate dehydrogenase, translated as MRRSMSRANIGVVGLAVMGSNLARNLAGRPGNTVAIYNRSADKTHHLATAHPEAEFVTADTVEEFAQSLSTPRTAIIMVQAGPATDQVISQLADVFEPGDIIVDGGNAHFTDTIRREAELAARGLNFVGAGISGGEEGALNGPSIMPGGSAEAWNTLGPILESIAAVADGEPCVTHVGTDGAGHFVKMIHNGIEYADMQLIAEAYDLLRHAAGLSPQEIADVFRQWNTGVLESYLIDITAEVLGHVDATTGSPLVDVIVDQAGSKGTGVWTVQSAVGLGVPVTGIAEAVFARAISSSGASRRAGGGLPGPTPTDGKSGSAIGDAQGFIDMVEQALYASKIVAYSQGFDAISEAASEYNWSIDRGEIARIWRAGCIIRAQFLDRITEAYREQPELPLLLAAPYFHSALDDAQTPWRKVIQAGVETGIATPAFSSSLAYYDQIRRERLPACLIQGQRDFFGAHTYKRVDAEGAFHTDWSADRSESRVD; from the coding sequence ATGAGGAGAAGCATGAGTCGCGCAAATATCGGTGTCGTCGGTTTGGCCGTGATGGGTTCCAACTTGGCCAGAAACCTTGCCGGCCGCCCCGGTAACACTGTGGCGATCTATAACCGCTCCGCGGATAAGACCCACCACCTGGCCACAGCCCACCCAGAGGCCGAGTTTGTCACCGCTGACACGGTGGAGGAGTTTGCCCAAAGCCTCAGCACGCCCCGCACCGCAATCATCATGGTTCAGGCAGGCCCGGCCACCGATCAGGTCATTTCACAATTGGCCGACGTGTTCGAACCTGGCGACATCATTGTCGATGGCGGTAACGCCCACTTCACGGACACGATTCGCCGTGAAGCAGAACTTGCGGCGAGAGGTCTGAATTTTGTCGGTGCCGGCATTTCCGGAGGGGAAGAGGGCGCACTCAATGGCCCGTCGATCATGCCGGGTGGTTCCGCTGAGGCGTGGAACACCCTGGGGCCCATTTTGGAATCGATCGCGGCCGTGGCCGACGGTGAGCCCTGTGTGACGCATGTGGGCACCGACGGGGCGGGACATTTCGTCAAAATGATTCACAACGGCATCGAATATGCCGACATGCAGCTCATCGCGGAAGCTTATGACCTGCTTCGACACGCTGCCGGGCTCAGCCCCCAAGAAATTGCCGACGTGTTCCGTCAATGGAACACGGGTGTGTTGGAGAGCTACCTGATTGACATCACCGCCGAAGTACTCGGACACGTCGATGCCACAACCGGCTCACCGTTGGTTGACGTCATCGTCGACCAAGCAGGTTCTAAAGGCACAGGTGTGTGGACGGTGCAAAGCGCTGTGGGTCTTGGCGTACCGGTCACCGGTATCGCCGAAGCCGTGTTTGCCAGAGCCATTTCGTCCTCTGGTGCATCACGCCGTGCCGGTGGGGGCCTGCCTGGCCCCACCCCCACCGATGGGAAGTCGGGAAGCGCCATTGGTGACGCCCAAGGCTTTATCGACATGGTGGAACAGGCACTTTACGCCTCCAAGATTGTCGCCTACTCGCAAGGTTTTGACGCGATTTCTGAAGCGGCCAGCGAATACAACTGGTCGATTGATCGCGGCGAAATTGCGCGGATTTGGCGGGCCGGATGCATCATCCGCGCCCAATTTCTCGACCGGATTACTGAGGCCTACCGTGAACAGCCAGAGCTTCCCCTACTCCTCGCCGCGCCCTATTTCCACAGCGCCCTTGATGATGCTCAAACCCCGTGGCGGAAGGTCATCCAGGCAGGAGTGGAAACCGGAATCGCCACCCCAGCGTTTAGTTCATCGTTGGCCTACTACGACCAGATTCGCCGCGAGCGCCTCCCCGCCTGCTTGATTCAGGGCCAACGCGACTTCTTTGGTGCCCACACCTACAAGCGTGTTGATGCCGAGGGGGCTTTTCACACTGATTGGTCAGCAGACCGTAGCGAATCCCGGGTGGACTAG
- a CDS encoding 50S ribosomal protein L25/general stress protein Ctc, with protein sequence MADNQQMAAETRAQFGKGAARKLRVAGKVPAVVYGHGEQPLHVSLPAHEMMLVARRANALLELNLEDGKKLVLVKDVQRDPVRQIIEHVDMVVVRKGEKVTVDIGVHVEGEPFSGTMVQYENLTITAEAEATNIPEWVTISIEGLTEGTQIHAGELPLPDGSTLVSDPEALILSIYVPRAAAEEDDTTTDAAAEGDAGGASGGADSSGDSSSEE encoded by the coding sequence ATGGCTGACAATCAGCAAATGGCCGCCGAGACGCGAGCCCAGTTTGGAAAAGGCGCCGCGAGGAAACTCCGCGTGGCCGGCAAAGTTCCCGCTGTGGTCTACGGCCACGGCGAACAGCCCCTGCACGTGTCACTGCCCGCCCACGAAATGATGCTCGTCGCACGACGTGCGAACGCATTGTTGGAGTTGAACCTCGAAGACGGTAAAAAGCTTGTCTTGGTCAAAGACGTGCAGCGCGACCCCGTCCGCCAGATCATCGAACACGTCGACATGGTCGTGGTGCGAAAGGGTGAAAAAGTCACCGTGGATATTGGTGTCCACGTCGAAGGCGAGCCCTTCAGTGGCACGATGGTGCAATACGAAAACCTGACCATTACTGCTGAGGCGGAAGCGACCAACATTCCTGAGTGGGTCACCATCTCTATTGAGGGCTTGACGGAGGGCACCCAGATTCACGCTGGTGAGCTGCCCCTGCCAGACGGATCCACTCTGGTCAGTGACCCTGAAGCACTCATCCTCTCCATCTACGTTCCTCGTGCCGCTGCCGAAGAAGATGACACGACTACTGACGCAGCTGCTGAGGGCGACGCGGGCGGCGCCAGCGGTGGCGCGGACTCGTCGGGTGATTCTTCCAGCGAGGAGTAA
- the pth gene encoding aminoacyl-tRNA hydrolase, producing the protein MGLGNPGDKYAHTRHNIGQDVVTDWAKAQGLALKRLKSFGDVVKFPAQPIVLAVPSGYMNTSGGPVSSLVRYFSTTPERVIVIHDDLDLPVGTIRLKRGGGHGGHNGLRDIHKALGTPDFVRIRLGVGRPPGRMDPAEYVLRTFPKAEAAEVERVRADAIDAVERFIVEGLEAAQQRFHSAG; encoded by the coding sequence GTGGGGCTCGGTAACCCGGGGGACAAATACGCCCACACCAGACACAACATTGGTCAAGACGTGGTCACCGACTGGGCCAAGGCTCAAGGGTTGGCGCTGAAACGGCTGAAATCGTTCGGGGATGTGGTGAAGTTTCCCGCCCAGCCGATTGTGTTGGCGGTTCCCTCCGGATACATGAACACTTCTGGTGGTCCCGTGTCGTCCCTGGTGCGCTACTTCTCGACCACGCCTGAGCGGGTCATCGTCATTCACGACGATTTGGATCTTCCCGTGGGCACCATTCGATTGAAGCGTGGTGGTGGCCACGGTGGTCACAACGGTTTACGCGACATCCACAAAGCCCTCGGAACTCCCGATTTTGTCCGCATCCGGTTGGGTGTGGGAAGGCCACCCGGGCGGATGGATCCGGCGGAATACGTGCTGCGTACATTCCCGAAAGCTGAAGCCGCCGAGGTGGAGCGGGTTCGAGCCGACGCCATTGACGCAGTCGAGAGGTTTATCGTCGAAGGGTTAGAAGCCGCGCAACAACGCTTCCACTCAGCCGGTTAA
- the mfd gene encoding transcription-repair coupling factor — translation MLAPALAADPSIQALLGSPAVRTHAVAPRALHVPLIHALLDAKDHPNVVLVITPSSREADQVRGRLASHTGDGPAAQVWDLPAWETLPHERLSPHPETVARRLSAIRALTHPEEHANRPLVIVASVRAIIQPVSPQLADAPWGQLQQGATQLGLDQWAQLLTELAYQRVDLVTRRGEFAIRGGILDVFPPLADHPVRADFFGSTVEELTWFQVADQRSIEPATGTVDIPPAREMLLSESVRQKASELVGEYPGVETMLEKISQGIVVEGMESLQPVLLDSMVPIMDFFPTDTHIVELEPERVRSRALSLIDTNREFLEAAWEVAAGGDTSRPIDFHAGEFYTPDEVLDQAGARPWWALHQLDDGTASHLRINAQPIAADLAGGHDAIAAVRDFLAGGMSVVVAAAGHGLVERAINLLADADIPAREISGTDNLPPTGVVGVLQAEVSEGFVLPERSLVLLGEHEFFGGSRTTRPRQPKRSIAKRREGVNPLELQPGDYVVHETHGVGRFVEVQTREISTGGREAKKSTREFVVLEYAPSKRGGPPDKLLVPTDQLDLLSLYVGGESPALSKMGGSDWAGVKSRARKAVRDIAVDLVKLYSQRMAQPGFAFSPDNDLQRELEDAFAFVETVDQLSTIDEVKADMERPIPMDRLIAGDVGFGKTEIAVRAAFKAVQDNKQVAVLAPTTLLVRQHMETFHERYAPFPVRLASLSRFSTTAQANSVIKGLAEGTIDVVIGTHRLLSDSVRFKDLGLLIIDEEQRFGVEHKDRLKKLRSDVDVLAMSATPIPRTLEMAVTGIREMSTLQTPPENRHPILTFVGPSSEQQITAAIRRELLREGQVFYVSNRVRGIYDVASKVADLVPEARIAVAHGQMAETELEQVMVDFWEGHYDVLVSTTIIETGIDVTNANTLIVERADRFGLSQLHQLRGRVGRGRERAYAYLLFDADVPLGETAHERLETLASHSDLGGGMSIAMKDLELRGAGNLLGGEQAGHIAGVGFDLYLRMVAEAIGTFRGEVTPEQTELRLELPVDARIPEDYIDSDRLRLEAYQKLSHASAPLAEDGLIDQVVDELTDRYGPLPQPVTTLVAVTRLRRRAQASGLSEVLVMGSKLRLVGAPLPDSLQVRLRRLYPTGTYMAPARVVLIPLPDRPGDQALVVWVEGVIDALYPLPAPQTVAAETLES, via the coding sequence ATGCTGGCCCCCGCCCTCGCGGCGGACCCGTCCATCCAGGCCCTCTTAGGTTCGCCTGCGGTGCGCACACACGCGGTTGCCCCTCGTGCCCTGCACGTGCCCCTCATCCACGCCCTACTGGACGCTAAAGACCACCCCAATGTGGTCTTGGTGATTACCCCCAGTTCCCGCGAAGCCGACCAAGTGCGCGGCCGTCTCGCCAGCCACACCGGGGATGGCCCGGCTGCTCAAGTGTGGGACTTGCCTGCCTGGGAGACACTGCCCCATGAGCGTTTAAGCCCGCACCCGGAAACCGTGGCGAGGCGGCTTTCGGCTATCCGCGCGCTCACCCACCCCGAGGAACACGCCAATCGGCCACTGGTAATCGTGGCGTCAGTGCGAGCAATAATCCAACCGGTAAGCCCCCAACTTGCCGATGCCCCCTGGGGACAACTCCAACAGGGGGCTACCCAGTTGGGCTTAGACCAGTGGGCACAGTTATTAACCGAACTGGCCTATCAACGGGTGGACCTAGTGACCAGGCGTGGCGAGTTTGCCATCCGTGGCGGCATCCTTGACGTGTTTCCACCCCTGGCGGACCACCCGGTGCGGGCCGACTTTTTTGGCTCCACCGTGGAAGAGCTCACCTGGTTCCAGGTGGCCGACCAACGCTCCATCGAACCCGCCACCGGGACAGTCGATATTCCCCCCGCTCGTGAAATGTTGCTGAGCGAATCCGTGCGCCAAAAAGCCAGCGAGCTGGTCGGTGAATACCCGGGTGTGGAAACCATGTTGGAAAAAATCTCCCAAGGCATCGTGGTGGAGGGGATGGAATCACTCCAACCGGTGCTGTTGGACTCGATGGTGCCCATCATGGATTTCTTCCCCACAGATACCCACATTGTCGAGTTGGAGCCAGAGCGGGTGCGCTCGCGGGCACTGTCACTGATTGACACCAACCGGGAGTTTCTGGAAGCGGCGTGGGAGGTGGCCGCCGGAGGCGACACGTCCCGCCCAATCGATTTTCACGCCGGTGAGTTTTACACCCCCGATGAGGTTCTCGACCAGGCGGGTGCGAGACCGTGGTGGGCGCTGCATCAGCTGGATGACGGCACGGCAAGTCATCTGCGCATTAACGCCCAACCCATCGCGGCCGATTTGGCCGGTGGGCACGACGCGATTGCCGCTGTTCGGGACTTTCTCGCGGGTGGCATGAGCGTGGTGGTGGCCGCCGCCGGTCACGGCTTAGTGGAGCGCGCCATCAACCTGCTGGCCGATGCGGACATTCCTGCCCGAGAGATTTCTGGCACCGACAACCTTCCCCCCACCGGGGTGGTGGGTGTGTTGCAGGCCGAAGTGTCCGAAGGTTTTGTCCTACCGGAGCGTTCACTGGTGTTGTTGGGTGAACACGAATTTTTTGGCGGGTCCCGCACAACCAGACCCCGGCAACCAAAACGCTCCATTGCAAAGCGCCGCGAAGGGGTTAACCCTTTGGAGTTGCAACCCGGTGACTACGTGGTCCACGAAACCCACGGTGTGGGTCGGTTTGTGGAGGTGCAAACGAGGGAAATTTCGACCGGTGGGCGAGAGGCCAAAAAATCGACCCGCGAGTTTGTGGTGTTGGAATATGCCCCCAGTAAGCGCGGTGGGCCACCAGATAAGTTGCTGGTGCCCACCGACCAGTTGGATTTGCTGAGCCTCTATGTGGGCGGGGAATCTCCGGCGCTCAGCAAAATGGGGGGCTCTGATTGGGCGGGTGTGAAATCGCGCGCCCGTAAAGCGGTGCGCGATATTGCCGTCGATTTGGTGAAGCTCTACAGCCAACGGATGGCTCAACCCGGTTTTGCGTTTTCTCCCGATAATGACCTCCAACGGGAGTTGGAGGACGCGTTTGCTTTTGTCGAAACCGTCGATCAACTCTCCACCATCGACGAGGTGAAAGCCGATATGGAGCGACCCATTCCCATGGATCGTCTCATCGCCGGGGATGTGGGTTTCGGGAAAACAGAAATTGCCGTCAGGGCAGCGTTTAAAGCCGTGCAGGACAACAAACAGGTTGCCGTGTTGGCTCCCACCACTCTGTTAGTGCGCCAACACATGGAGACCTTTCACGAACGCTACGCACCGTTTCCGGTGCGACTGGCCTCACTGTCACGGTTTTCCACTACCGCCCAAGCCAACTCCGTCATTAAGGGTCTCGCCGAGGGCACCATCGATGTGGTGATTGGCACCCACCGCTTACTTTCTGATTCGGTGCGGTTTAAGGATCTGGGTCTGCTGATCATTGATGAAGAGCAGCGTTTTGGTGTGGAACACAAAGACCGGTTGAAAAAGCTGCGAAGCGACGTGGACGTGTTGGCGATGAGTGCCACGCCGATTCCTCGGACATTGGAAATGGCCGTCACCGGTATTCGGGAAATGTCGACCCTGCAAACCCCACCCGAAAACCGCCACCCCATTTTGACGTTTGTGGGACCCTCCAGCGAACAGCAAATCACGGCGGCTATTCGTCGGGAGTTATTGCGCGAGGGGCAAGTGTTTTATGTCTCCAACCGGGTGCGGGGTATTTACGACGTGGCCAGCAAAGTTGCTGACCTTGTCCCCGAAGCGCGTATTGCGGTCGCTCACGGTCAGATGGCGGAAACCGAACTTGAACAGGTGATGGTTGATTTTTGGGAAGGCCACTACGACGTGTTGGTCTCGACCACCATCATCGAAACCGGTATCGATGTCACTAACGCCAACACACTCATTGTGGAGCGGGCCGACCGGTTTGGGCTGTCCCAGTTGCACCAACTGCGCGGCCGTGTGGGCCGCGGGCGCGAACGCGCCTACGCCTACCTGCTGTTCGACGCCGATGTGCCGCTCGGGGAAACCGCCCACGAGCGTTTAGAAACCCTCGCCAGCCATTCCGACCTGGGCGGTGGGATGAGTATTGCGATGAAGGATCTGGAATTGCGCGGGGCCGGAAACCTCCTCGGAGGGGAACAGGCCGGTCATATCGCCGGAGTTGGTTTTGACCTTTACCTGCGAATGGTCGCCGAAGCGATTGGCACCTTCCGGGGTGAAGTCACCCCCGAACAAACCGAGCTGCGCCTGGAGTTGCCCGTTGATGCGCGAATCCCTGAGGACTACATCGACAGTGACCGGTTGCGACTCGAGGCCTACCAAAAGCTGTCCCACGCCTCAGCGCCGCTGGCCGAAGATGGCCTCATCGACCAGGTGGTCGATGAGCTCACGGATCGCTACGGTCCGCTACCCCAACCGGTGACCACTCTGGTTGCCGTCACGAGGTTACGCCGCCGGGCACAAGCCAGTGGTTTGTCGGAAGTGTTAGTGATGGGGTCAAAACTGCGTCTGGTCGGTGCGCCGCTGCCCGACTCGCTCCAGGTTCGACTTCGCCGGCTCTACCCCACAGGGACCTACATGGCGCCTGCCCGGGTGGTGCTGATTCCACTCCCGGATCGACCAGGAGATCAGGCGCTGGTGGTGTGGGTTGAGGGCGTCATTGATGCGCTCTATCCACTTCCGGCCCCCCAGACCGTTGCTGCTGAGACACTGGAATCATGA
- a CDS encoding MazG family protein, which translates to MSHYPHLDALIQTMATLRGENGCQWDREQDHHSLVSYLIEEVHELVDAIESDDRAGMREELGDVLYQVLFHTDIARVDAEDPFDIDDVARLVNEKMRRRHPHVFEGVQVGGVDDIKDNWQKIKSAEKSDRRSVLDGVPQSLTGLARADAVMTRAARIDQAPEATDPLPPTDSSAWGRWLLHQIDQARSRGINVDQALRGALREFEQRVAEAEKAQ; encoded by the coding sequence ATGAGTCACTACCCGCACCTCGACGCGCTCATCCAGACGATGGCTACCCTGCGCGGGGAAAACGGTTGTCAGTGGGATCGAGAGCAAGACCACCACTCACTCGTGTCCTACCTGATCGAAGAGGTCCACGAATTGGTTGATGCGATCGAATCTGACGATCGCGCGGGGATGCGTGAAGAGTTGGGTGATGTGCTCTACCAGGTGCTCTTTCACACCGACATTGCCCGGGTTGACGCGGAGGACCCATTCGACATTGACGATGTGGCCCGGCTGGTCAACGAAAAAATGCGCCGGCGACACCCGCACGTGTTTGAGGGTGTGCAGGTCGGTGGTGTCGACGACATTAAAGACAACTGGCAGAAAATCAAAAGCGCCGAGAAATCTGACCGCCGTAGTGTTCTAGATGGTGTCCCCCAAAGCCTCACCGGTTTAGCCAGAGCCGACGCCGTAATGACTCGTGCGGCACGAATCGACCAGGCCCCGGAAGCCACAGACCCGTTGCCTCCCACCGACTCCAGCGCGTGGGGTAGGTGGTTACTCCACCAGATTGACCAGGCCCGGTCTCGGGGGATTAACGTGGACCAGGCCCTGCGCGGTGCACTTCGAGAGTTTGAACAGAGGGTAGCTGAGGCCGAAAAGGCGCAGTAG
- a CDS encoding histidine--tRNA ligase, with amino-acid sequence MASKAGPPRGMRDFLPAEKRHRDAVLATISSRYQHHGFDPIDTPALEDHNTLHSGLGGDNEKLSFQVLRRGLGLSDLEHVGSLDELTDLGLRFDLTVPLARYVATHRSELPSVFRALHIAPVWRAERPQKGRYRQFVQCDIDIVGDASSLAERELLIASADALDALGVSGYRFRVNDRRLLTAVLESAGVAGDQHLSVLITLDKLDKIGIDGVLEELGTRHGETLDLDAMRGFLERASQQVALDAPSIARAMAAPEDLAAELVGWAGDVAQLIGPEKVVFDPTLVRGMGYYTGSIIELFHPEMGVSLGGGGRYDGMVGRFLGEDVPACGFSLGFERLIDVVDQTRHTTSPGRSLVYTDQTPLRELLRLKAELIAAGYSVVLAESKKNKKALFSELETLGVTQVAQLDTEVPPADQLNWRELGESQG; translated from the coding sequence ATGGCATCTAAGGCAGGCCCACCCCGGGGCATGCGGGATTTCCTTCCCGCAGAAAAACGACACCGCGATGCGGTGTTGGCGACCATTTCTTCGCGCTACCAACACCACGGGTTTGACCCCATTGATACTCCCGCCCTGGAAGACCACAACACCCTCCATTCGGGTTTAGGTGGCGACAACGAAAAACTGAGCTTTCAGGTGTTGCGCCGCGGACTGGGACTCTCTGACTTAGAACACGTCGGCTCTCTGGATGAGTTAACCGATTTGGGTCTGCGCTTTGATCTGACCGTTCCCCTCGCCCGTTACGTGGCGACTCATCGCTCTGAGCTTCCCAGTGTGTTTCGAGCCCTACACATCGCGCCGGTGTGGCGGGCGGAGCGCCCCCAAAAGGGCCGCTACCGCCAGTTTGTGCAGTGCGATATCGACATTGTGGGCGACGCCTCATCGCTTGCCGAGCGCGAGCTACTGATCGCCAGTGCTGATGCTCTCGATGCGCTCGGGGTGTCTGGTTACCGTTTTCGAGTTAATGACCGCCGGTTACTTACCGCCGTGTTGGAATCAGCCGGTGTGGCCGGTGATCAGCACCTGTCGGTACTGATCACCCTCGACAAGCTCGACAAAATCGGCATCGACGGTGTTCTGGAAGAACTCGGCACAAGACACGGAGAAACCCTCGACCTGGACGCCATGAGGGGTTTCTTGGAGCGGGCCAGTCAACAAGTCGCATTAGATGCCCCATCGATTGCTCGCGCGATGGCCGCACCAGAGGACCTTGCGGCCGAGCTAGTCGGTTGGGCGGGGGATGTGGCCCAGCTGATTGGGCCGGAAAAAGTCGTGTTTGATCCGACGTTGGTTCGGGGGATGGGCTACTACACGGGCAGCATTATCGAGCTGTTTCACCCCGAAATGGGTGTGTCACTGGGTGGTGGTGGCCGCTACGACGGAATGGTCGGGCGATTCTTAGGCGAAGACGTTCCGGCCTGTGGTTTTTCGCTCGGCTTTGAACGCCTCATCGATGTGGTGGACCAGACGCGTCACACCACATCGCCGGGCCGCTCCCTGGTCTATACCGACCAGACGCCACTGCGAGAGCTTTTGAGGTTGAAGGCTGAACTGATCGCTGCCGGCTACTCGGTGGTTCTCGCTGAATCGAAAAAGAACAAGAAAGCACTGTTTTCCGAACTGGAAACCCTCGGAGTGACGCAGGTCGCCCAGTTGGATACCGAAGTACCCCCAGCCGATCAGCTGAACTGGCGTGAGCTCGGAGAGTCGCAGGGTTAA
- the eno gene encoding phosphopyruvate hydratase — MAEIEALTAREILDSRGNPTVEVEVLLEDGTIGRAAVPSGASTGQHEAYELRDGDASRYLGKGVRNAVAAVIDVLGPAIEGMEASEQRAVDHELIHADGTPNKSNLGANSILGVSLAVAHAAAESADLPLYQYLGGPNAHVLPVPMMNVINGGAHADTGVDIQEFMVLPIGAASMSDAIRMGAETYHALKSELKAAGLQTGLGDEGGFAPELPSNREALDFLLKAIERAGFRPGVDIALGLDVAATEMFEDGAYRFEGGHKSADEMVAYYEALVGDYPLVTIEDPLDENDWAGWISLTEKLGSKVQLVGDDLFVTNPERLAQGIAQGAGNSILVKVNQIGSLTETLDAVGLAQSSGYTAVLSHRSGETEDTTIADIAVATNCGQIKTGAPARSERVAKYNQLLRIDEELAGQARYAGAAAYPRFSTS; from the coding sequence GTGGCCGAAATTGAGGCCCTCACCGCGAGGGAAATTCTGGACTCGAGGGGAAACCCGACCGTCGAGGTGGAAGTCTTGTTGGAAGACGGGACCATTGGCCGCGCTGCGGTCCCCTCAGGTGCATCCACGGGACAACACGAAGCGTATGAGCTTCGCGACGGTGATGCGTCTCGCTACCTCGGTAAAGGTGTGCGCAATGCCGTGGCAGCAGTCATCGATGTGTTGGGGCCTGCCATTGAAGGAATGGAAGCCAGTGAACAGCGCGCCGTTGACCACGAACTGATTCACGCTGACGGTACGCCCAACAAGAGCAACCTGGGGGCGAACTCGATTTTGGGAGTATCGCTCGCTGTCGCCCACGCAGCCGCCGAATCAGCCGACCTGCCCCTCTACCAATACTTGGGTGGCCCCAACGCCCACGTGTTGCCCGTACCGATGATGAACGTCATCAACGGTGGTGCCCACGCGGATACCGGTGTGGATATTCAAGAATTCATGGTGTTGCCCATTGGTGCCGCCTCAATGTCGGACGCAATCCGCATGGGGGCTGAGACCTACCACGCACTGAAATCCGAATTGAAAGCTGCTGGTCTGCAAACCGGTTTGGGTGACGAGGGCGGATTTGCCCCCGAGCTGCCCAGTAACCGCGAAGCCTTGGACTTTTTGCTGAAAGCCATTGAGCGTGCTGGCTTTAGGCCCGGTGTTGACATTGCGCTTGGTTTAGATGTTGCGGCCACAGAAATGTTCGAAGACGGTGCCTACCGGTTCGAGGGCGGACACAAGAGTGCCGACGAAATGGTGGCCTACTACGAAGCACTCGTGGGCGACTACCCACTGGTGACCATCGAAGACCCGTTAGATGAAAACGACTGGGCCGGTTGGATTTCGTTGACCGAAAAACTGGGATCCAAAGTTCAACTGGTCGGCGACGACCTGTTTGTGACCAACCCGGAACGACTCGCGCAGGGTATCGCCCAGGGTGCGGGAAACTCGATTCTGGTGAAGGTCAACCAGATCGGTTCACTCACCGAAACGCTCGACGCGGTGGGCCTCGCCCAGAGCAGTGGCTACACCGCGGTGCTCTCGCACCGCTCCGGTGAAACCGAAGACACCACGATTGCCGATATTGCGGTGGCCACCAACTGTGGTCAAATCAAAACCGGTGCACCGGCCAGAAGCGAACGGGTCGCGAAATACAACCAACTCCTGCGCATTGATGAAGAGTTGGCCGGTCAAGCCCGCTACGCGGGAGCGGCAGCGTACCCGCGTTTCTCGACCAGCTAG